The following nucleotide sequence is from Psychroserpens sp. Hel_I_66.
TTTGGAAGATGTGTAGCTATTAGTAGTAATTTTGCAATTGTGGGTGTAGATCAGGAAAACTATGATGTAGCAGGAGAGAATTTTGTCCAGAATGCAGGTGCTGCCTATGTTTTTGAACGTAATAATGCAGGAGAATGGATTGAAGTCCAAAAAATAGTGGCATCCGAAAGAAGTACATTCGATTATTTTGGATATAACGGTTTAAGTATTGATGGTAATTATGCAGTTATTGGAGCCATGCAGGAAGATGAAGATGAAAATGAAGTCAATACAATGCCAAGTGCTGGTAGTGCTTATATTTTTGAACGAAATACTTCTGGCGTGTGGAATGAAATACAGAAAATAGTCGCATCAGACAGAACTCAAGGTGCTTATTTTGGCTGGTCCCTTGCAATAGATGGAAACAGTATTGTTGTAGGCTCTAATCAGGATAATAATTTTACTGGAGCTGCATATGTTTTTGAAAAGGACGAAAATGACATTTGGAATCAAGTTCAAAAACTCACCGCATCAAATAGTGACAACGGTGATCAATTTGGTTTTGATCTCGATATTGATGGAAACCGCATAATTATAGGCGCTCGTTATAGAGATATTGGTAGTCCAGGTGACGATGGTGGCGCCTATATTTTTGAAAAGCAATCAGGAACTTGGGAAGAAACCGCCTTTGTTTATGATATGTTCAACCAAACAAGTGAGTATTTCGGTTATGCTGTTGCTATAAGTGGTGACTTTGCTCTGGCTGGTGCTTATCAAGATGGGGAAGATGAAAATGAAGAAAATGATTTAGGTTCTTCTGGTGCTGTGTTCGTTTTTGATGTCAATGAACCTAACACGTTAAGTGTTTTTGAAAATAATTTAGAAAATCAAATTAAAGCATATCCCAATCCAGTTGTAAATAGCCTTTATTTAGATTTGGGCAAAATCTTCAGTAATATAGATATTACAATACTTGATATTCTGGGTCAAAAAGTTTTCTTTAAGAATTATAGTAGTATACAAACCATTGATTTGCCTTTTAATGTTTCTAAAGGCATGTACTTGGTTGAGGTTAGAGCAGACAATCAAAAAACGTCAGTTTTGAAAATTATCAAACATTAATTTCATTTTTTACATGTAACTTTGTATTCTAAACAAACATCATGTCAAACACCATCTATTTAGGGTATTATTTCAAAGTAAAACCTTTACAACCAGCAGTAGAAATTTTAATCGCCGAATTAGGTTATGCAGGTTTTGAGAGTTTTGTAGAAACAGATGAAGGGGTTACTGCCTATATTCAAAAAGATGAATATTACGATTCTATTCTTGAGGATATTCAGATCCTAAAATCTAATGAGTTTGAGATTTCATTTTCTTCGGAAGAGATTGAACAAACCAACTGGAATGAAGAATGGGAGAAAAATTTTAATCCTATCATTGTAGATGACAAATGTTCGGTTCGTGCCCCATTTCATGAAAAACCGGACACTGAATTCGATATTATCATAGAACCAAAAA
It contains:
- a CDS encoding T9SS type A sorting domain-containing protein, encoding MKRILLTGVLLLLSIMLNAQGWGQIQKIVPGDRELGDHFGYAVAMSGDYALIGAEWDDVTSLNTGSAYVYKKANNGNWIEHQKLTAPDKRANDIFGFSVDINGNFLIIGARAQDYDASNSNFISAAGAAYIYEKDTNDNWVFVQKLIASHRETTRQFGRCVAISSNFAIVGVDQENYDVAGENFVQNAGAAYVFERNNAGEWIEVQKIVASERSTFDYFGYNGLSIDGNYAVIGAMQEDEDENEVNTMPSAGSAYIFERNTSGVWNEIQKIVASDRTQGAYFGWSLAIDGNSIVVGSNQDNNFTGAAYVFEKDENDIWNQVQKLTASNSDNGDQFGFDLDIDGNRIIIGARYRDIGSPGDDGGAYIFEKQSGTWEETAFVYDMFNQTSEYFGYAVAISGDFALAGAYQDGEDENEENDLGSSGAVFVFDVNEPNTLSVFENNLENQIKAYPNPVVNSLYLDLGKIFSNIDITILDILGQKVFFKNYSSIQTIDLPFNVSKGMYLVEVRADNQKTSVLKIIKH